One window of Mediterraneibacter gnavus ATCC 29149 genomic DNA carries:
- a CDS encoding HPr family phosphocarrier protein, translating to MSEMLVSFKNPEEILNFVNTVAKYPYDMDMKRGRFVVDAKSILGIMNLGLNNVISLQVYGDHCEELKKEISRYAA from the coding sequence ATGAGCGAAATGTTAGTTAGCTTTAAAAACCCCGAGGAAATTCTAAATTTTGTAAATACAGTGGCAAAGTATCCATATGATATGGATATGAAGAGAGGAAGATTTGTGGTAGATGCAAAATCTATTTTAGGAATCATGAATCTCGGGCTGAACAACGTGATATCACTGCAGGTTTACGGTGATCATTGCGAAGAACTGAAAAAGGAAATCTCCCGTTACGCTGCCTAG
- the spoIIID gene encoding sporulation transcriptional regulator SpoIIID: MKDYIEERAVEIATYIIENNATVRQTAKQFGISKSTVHKDVTERLLQVRPILAAKARKVLDMNKSERHIRGGLATKEKYLHQHEKNKS, encoded by the coding sequence ATGAAAGATTATATCGAGGAGAGGGCCGTTGAGATCGCAACTTATATAATAGAAAATAATGCGACAGTGAGGCAGACAGCGAAGCAGTTTGGGATTAGTAAGAGTACGGTGCACAAGGATGTGACAGAAAGATTACTTCAGGTTCGGCCGATACTGGCGGCAAAGGCGCGAAAAGTGTTGGATATGAACAAATCAGAGCGTCACATACGCGGTGGACTGGCTACAAAGGAAAAATATTTACACCAGCATGAGAAGAACAAGAGCTGA
- a CDS encoding sensor histidine kinase, with protein MRQGKNGQIRGTLKRRLMTNFLLTALIPVLIFAIISQINIQQRLKENLSDRIKSNLDTAEKNLEMVLDKYETILYDFSTDEDVLEIVRALNESRGDRESNSTSLRKKLSHICNQFTGVEGITIQLKTGEIIYYESLSSFSGSETWADKVEIPKIERGAVYFGDGKPVKIADKNHYMFYIARNITDYRIIENFQGTVVLSVNEERIRRAIASDIGSREYLLSDDVIVSAPDPKKIGKKLSEIQDSENYQYTTADHEISGFAICNEQPLAYYWKMSVSQWIYLFIIISMTIVIMFILLHFFSRPYIQAVESITGVMSCVEQGEFDHQVRVNPHLPMEIQQISSGFNEMVAHLEMLIAKVKQAVLDQKNAELSALEAQIDPHFLYNTLDTINWKAIENEQYEISGMVGALADILRYTVKNAGGTASISEEIAWLKQYIMLQSAKFGKRLDVKIYMPEDVKECRIHKLLLQPFVENTIKYAFADQEECALNIRMKKSGEQLHILIQDNGQGMDPDMVAKLNQDECEMEGHLGIANVRKRLKLYYGGQAALYFESEVGNYTKVHLFIPIEEETTCVL; from the coding sequence TTGAGACAAGGAAAAAACGGGCAAATACGAGGCACCCTGAAACGCAGATTAATGACAAATTTTCTTTTGACAGCATTGATTCCGGTTTTGATCTTTGCAATTATCTCGCAGATCAATATACAGCAGCGATTAAAAGAAAATCTATCAGACCGAATAAAGAGTAATCTGGATACGGCAGAGAAAAATCTGGAGATGGTTCTGGATAAGTACGAGACAATCTTATATGATTTCAGCACGGATGAAGATGTTCTGGAAATTGTAAGAGCATTGAACGAGAGCCGGGGGGATCGTGAGAGTAACAGCACCAGTCTCAGGAAAAAACTGAGTCATATTTGCAATCAGTTTACCGGAGTGGAAGGGATCACGATACAGTTAAAGACGGGAGAGATCATATATTATGAGAGTCTTTCGTCATTTTCTGGAAGTGAGACGTGGGCAGATAAGGTTGAGATTCCGAAAATAGAACGGGGGGCTGTTTATTTCGGAGATGGAAAGCCAGTGAAGATTGCTGACAAGAATCATTATATGTTTTATATTGCAAGAAATATTACAGACTATCGTATTATCGAGAATTTTCAGGGAACGGTCGTATTAAGTGTCAATGAGGAGAGAATTCGCAGAGCAATTGCATCGGATATTGGTTCCAGAGAATATCTGCTGAGCGACGATGTGATTGTGAGTGCGCCTGATCCAAAGAAGATCGGGAAGAAGCTCAGTGAGATACAGGATTCCGAAAATTACCAGTATACGACAGCAGATCATGAAATCAGCGGATTTGCAATCTGCAATGAGCAGCCACTTGCGTATTACTGGAAAATGTCCGTCAGTCAATGGATTTATCTGTTTATCATTATCAGCATGACGATCGTGATCATGTTCATATTGCTTCATTTTTTCAGCAGACCATACATTCAGGCGGTAGAATCAATTACCGGCGTAATGAGTTGTGTAGAACAGGGTGAGTTTGATCATCAGGTGAGAGTGAACCCGCATCTGCCTATGGAGATACAACAGATCAGTTCAGGATTTAATGAGATGGTTGCACATCTGGAGATGTTGATTGCAAAAGTAAAACAGGCGGTTCTGGATCAGAAAAATGCAGAATTGTCAGCCCTGGAGGCACAGATCGATCCTCATTTTCTCTATAATACGCTGGATACGATCAACTGGAAGGCGATTGAAAATGAGCAGTATGAGATTAGTGGAATGGTTGGTGCACTTGCGGACATTCTGCGTTATACAGTGAAAAATGCAGGAGGAACAGCGAGTATCAGCGAAGAAATTGCCTGGCTGAAGCAATATATTATGCTGCAGAGTGCAAAATTCGGAAAGCGTCTGGATGTAAAGATTTATATGCCGGAAGATGTGAAGGAATGCAGAATCCACAAATTGCTTTTACAGCCGTTTGTGGAGAATACGATCAAATATGCGTTTGCAGATCAGGAAGAGTGTGCTTTGAATATCCGCATGAAGAAAAGCGGAGAACAGCTGCATATTCTGATCCAGGACAATGGACAGGGAATGGATCCGGACATGGTAGCCAAACTTAATCAGGACGAGTGCGAGATGGAAGGACATCTTGGAATTGCAAATGTAAGAAAGCGCCTGAAATTGTATTATGGGGGACAGGCAGCATTATATTTTGAAAGTGAAGTTGGAAACTATACAAAAGTACACTTATTTATACCGATAGAGGAGGAAACTACATGCGTATTGTAG
- the guaA gene encoding glutamine-hydrolyzing GMP synthase, translating into MKNELVIVLDFGGQYNQLVARRVRECNVYCEIYSYKTDLQKIKDMNPKGIILTGGPNSCYEADSPTYTKELFELGIPVLGLCYGAQLMMHVLGGEVKRADVREYGKTEVLIDKASSKVFEGVSASTICWMSHFDYIAQIAPGFEITAHTADCPVAAAENAEKQLYAIQFHPEVLHTVQGKEMLSNFVRNVCGCAGDWKMDEFVENSIKEIRAKVGDGKVLCALSGGVDSSVAAVMLSKAIGNQLTCVFVDHGLLRKNEGDEVEAIFGPEGDYDLNFIRVNAQQRFYEKLAGVTEPEQKRKIIGEEFIRVFEEEAKKIGTVDFLVQGTIYPDVVESGLGGESAVIKSHHNVGGLPDYVDFKEIIEPLRDLFKDEVRKAGLELGLPERLVFRQPFPGPGLGIRIIGEVTEEKVKIVQDADAIYREEMDAAGMNKTVGQYFAALTNMRSVGVMGDERTYDYAVALRAVNTIDFMTAESAEIPWEVLHKVTSRIVNEVNHVNRVVYDLTGKPPGTIEFE; encoded by the coding sequence GTGAAAAACGAATTAGTAATCGTACTCGATTTTGGCGGGCAGTACAATCAGCTGGTTGCAAGACGCGTTCGAGAATGCAATGTATATTGTGAGATTTATTCTTACAAAACAGACCTTCAGAAGATCAAGGATATGAATCCAAAAGGAATCATTCTGACAGGTGGTCCGAACAGTTGCTATGAGGCAGACTCCCCGACCTATACAAAAGAATTGTTTGAACTTGGAATCCCTGTATTGGGACTGTGTTATGGAGCCCAGCTGATGATGCATGTACTTGGTGGTGAAGTAAAACGTGCAGATGTCAGAGAATATGGAAAAACTGAGGTGTTGATCGATAAAGCCTCTTCAAAAGTATTTGAAGGCGTGTCAGCATCTACAATCTGCTGGATGAGTCATTTTGATTATATTGCGCAGATCGCACCGGGATTTGAGATTACAGCACATACGGCAGACTGTCCGGTAGCAGCCGCAGAGAATGCAGAAAAACAGCTGTATGCGATCCAGTTCCATCCGGAAGTACTTCATACAGTACAGGGAAAAGAGATGCTCAGCAATTTCGTGAGAAATGTGTGCGGATGTGCCGGCGACTGGAAGATGGATGAGTTTGTAGAAAACTCAATCAAAGAGATTCGTGCAAAAGTAGGCGACGGAAAAGTATTGTGTGCACTTTCCGGCGGTGTGGATTCTTCCGTGGCAGCAGTTATGCTTTCCAAGGCAATCGGAAACCAGCTTACCTGTGTATTCGTAGACCATGGACTTCTTCGTAAAAACGAGGGAGATGAGGTAGAAGCAATCTTCGGACCGGAAGGTGACTATGACCTGAACTTTATCCGGGTGAACGCACAGCAGAGATTTTATGAGAAACTTGCAGGAGTGACAGAGCCGGAGCAGAAGAGAAAAATCATCGGAGAAGAATTCATCCGTGTATTCGAGGAAGAAGCGAAAAAGATTGGAACGGTTGATTTCCTGGTACAGGGAACCATTTATCCGGACGTAGTAGAAAGTGGTCTCGGCGGTGAATCCGCAGTGATTAAGTCTCACCATAACGTAGGAGGACTCCCGGATTACGTAGATTTCAAAGAAATTATTGAGCCGCTTCGTGATTTGTTCAAGGATGAAGTAAGAAAAGCAGGTCTGGAGCTCGGACTTCCGGAGCGTCTGGTGTTCAGACAGCCGTTCCCGGGACCGGGACTTGGAATTCGTATTATCGGAGAAGTAACAGAAGAAAAAGTAAAAATCGTTCAGGATGCAGATGCTATTTACCGTGAAGAGATGGACGCAGCAGGCATGAACAAGACAGTCGGACAGTATTTTGCTGCATTGACAAACATGAGAAGCGTTGGAGTTATGGGGGATGAAAGAACCTATGATTACGCAGTTGCACTTCGCGCAGTCAATACGATTGACTTTATGACAGCAGAGTCAGCAGAGATTCCATGGGAAGTACTGCATAAAGTGACAAGCAGAATTGTCAATGAAGTAAATCATGTGAATCGCGTAGTGTATGATCTGACGGGAAAACCACCTGGAACGATTGAGTTTGAGTAG
- a CDS encoding DUF3173 domain-containing protein, with amino-acid sequence MITVTKKDLIALGYGPSFSSDIIRQAKILMIERGHTYYQSRKLDRVPKEAVEEILGIKLPDEQNQ; translated from the coding sequence ATGATTACTGTTACAAAAAAAGATCTGATTGCACTGGGGTATGGTCCATCTTTCTCTTCAGACATTATAAGACAGGCCAAAATTCTTATGATTGAACGTGGACATACTTATTACCAGTCAAGAAAATTAGACAGGGTACCCAAAGAAGCCGTTGAAGAAATTCTGGGGATTAAATTGCCAGACGAACAAAACCAATAG
- a CDS encoding response regulator transcription factor produces MRIVVVEDEAPIREGMAKLLSKINPEYELVGKAADGEAGYQLIRELNPDLVIMDIRMPKMDGIAMMKKLREENIKCKAIILSAYSEFQYAQKAIELKADSYLLKPIKIPELKSALKQAEREISEDQGTEQIFSVENIMLACMHGQVRQNSQLNKTMQQKYGVSLEEPAELFGVWLGDSYRKQKSLTRQILETVGDHAIHYKSCILESDSWQLLTMVIYQVKDGASQKERFEKSVVPMVCSQLETPVVCFWKTVERLLDMPSALQEIRVQREWNLMFPKGTLISNELIEQQHPVPLKYPVELEEKAKQAVLQENKKELKKCFWELANCYQEEFHTPTDIKQAIIHLSLAVFGIYKAKVSVELDLEVQNILQEITVAVSWNQLEAALKAFFGLFEFETEEEGEETSVLVKQAKKLIRKYYDQGITLEEIANKLYVSEEYLSAQFKKETGSTFTETIRKYRIEKVKELLLNTHLKLNQIAELAGYSDPKYMSKVFKEEVGMLPNDFRKSVH; encoded by the coding sequence ATGCGTATTGTAGTGGTTGAGGATGAAGCGCCGATTCGTGAAGGAATGGCAAAGCTTCTAAGCAAGATCAATCCGGAATATGAGCTGGTAGGAAAAGCGGCGGATGGGGAAGCCGGCTATCAGCTGATTCGTGAACTGAATCCGGATCTGGTCATTATGGATATTCGGATGCCCAAAATGGATGGGATTGCCATGATGAAGAAATTGCGGGAGGAAAATATAAAATGTAAAGCCATTATCCTTTCGGCATATTCGGAATTTCAGTATGCCCAAAAGGCGATTGAACTCAAAGCAGACAGCTATCTGCTGAAGCCGATTAAGATTCCGGAATTGAAAAGTGCCTTAAAACAGGCAGAGAGAGAAATCTCAGAGGATCAGGGGACAGAGCAGATTTTTTCCGTGGAAAATATTATGTTGGCCTGTATGCATGGTCAGGTGCGCCAGAATTCACAATTAAATAAAACAATGCAGCAAAAATACGGTGTTTCTCTGGAAGAACCGGCAGAACTTTTTGGTGTGTGGCTAGGGGACAGTTACAGAAAACAGAAGTCGTTGACCAGGCAGATTTTGGAAACGGTGGGGGATCACGCTATACATTATAAGTCCTGCATTTTGGAATCCGACAGCTGGCAGCTGTTGACGATGGTGATTTATCAGGTGAAAGACGGAGCGTCCCAGAAAGAGCGATTTGAAAAGTCCGTTGTCCCAATGGTTTGCAGTCAGCTGGAAACTCCGGTGGTCTGCTTCTGGAAAACGGTAGAACGGCTGTTGGATATGCCGTCTGCATTGCAGGAAATCCGTGTACAGAGAGAATGGAATCTGATGTTTCCGAAAGGAACACTGATCAGCAACGAGTTGATTGAGCAGCAGCATCCGGTACCGTTAAAATATCCTGTGGAATTGGAAGAAAAGGCAAAACAGGCGGTTTTACAGGAGAACAAAAAGGAATTAAAAAAATGTTTCTGGGAACTGGCGAACTGCTATCAAGAAGAGTTTCATACACCGACAGATATCAAACAGGCGATCATTCATTTGAGCCTGGCTGTATTCGGAATCTATAAGGCAAAAGTTTCGGTTGAACTGGATCTGGAAGTGCAGAATATCCTGCAGGAAATTACAGTAGCAGTGAGCTGGAATCAGCTGGAAGCTGCATTGAAAGCCTTTTTCGGTTTGTTTGAGTTTGAGACGGAAGAGGAAGGCGAGGAGACAAGTGTTCTGGTAAAACAGGCGAAAAAGCTGATCCGCAAATATTATGATCAGGGGATTACACTGGAGGAGATTGCGAATAAGCTTTATGTATCGGAAGAATATTTAAGCGCACAGTTTAAAAAAGAAACCGGAAGTACTTTTACCGAGACAATCCGCAAATACAGGATAGAGAAGGTAAAGGAGCTGCTTTTAAATACACATTTGAAACTGAATCAGATTGCGGAGCTTGCCGGATATTCAGATCCGAAATATATGAGTAAGGTATTTAAAGAGGAAGTTGGGATGCTTCCAAATGACTTCAGAAAATCGGTTCATTAA
- a CDS encoding RNA polymerase sigma factor, translating into MIEELYKKYYEELINWCHSMTGNLYTAEELVHEAFLRAMLHEDTLSTLKEQQSRSWLYRTVKNLYVDRLRHGKKEIILDEFSQPQIDSEELVRLEWEKLLETLPDLEGVIFSLRYLEGYNSKQIGDILLLSPGTVRSKLSSARQHLKRILGGNKYV; encoded by the coding sequence ATGATAGAGGAACTGTATAAGAAATATTATGAGGAATTGATCAATTGGTGCCATAGTATGACAGGAAACCTGTATACCGCGGAGGAACTGGTGCATGAAGCTTTCTTGCGCGCAATGCTTCATGAGGATACCTTATCCACGCTGAAAGAACAGCAAAGTCGCTCATGGTTATATCGAACTGTTAAAAATTTATATGTAGATCGTCTCAGACATGGCAAGAAGGAAATCATCTTGGATGAGTTTTCGCAGCCACAAATAGATTCTGAAGAACTGGTTCGATTAGAATGGGAGAAGCTGCTGGAAACTTTACCGGATCTGGAAGGAGTAATTTTTTCGTTACGTTACTTGGAAGGGTATAATTCCAAACAAATTGGAGATATCCTTTTGCTTTCACCAGGAACGGTCCGATCCAAACTTTCTTCTGCACGTCAACATTTAAAAAGAATTTTAGGAGGGAACAAATATGTTTGA
- a CDS encoding site-specific integrase codes for MAKDPIKRANNGTYYFRANLGYDSVTGKQIQKYRSGFSTKKEARAEYSKLIIAAEDELAMEKKQPSFKQFIEEIYLPWYKTQVKESTYRNRLNTIEKHFKFFYRKKVNEIEPIHVQTWQLKLAKDYSPNYVRIIQGMLSLAFDRAIILGLAKKNPARMVGNIKYKKVKVDFWTLEEFQKVISLLYKGDYYEHYLFICFWLLFTTGLRIGEAAALQWDDIDFESGLLSVTKTLYYKSMNEYKFVDPKTSASIRTVVLDEDTIRELKDWREVQKKVLKDCNFVLSYSGIPTSKHTLPRALEKLAGLAGVHRIKIHALRHSHVALLISMGVNPLIVKDRLGHEKIQTTLGTYGHLYPNSNFEVAKLLGGVINFTPATESIADYTHNQFTASYHRKI; via the coding sequence ATGGCAAAGGATCCAATTAAAAGGGCAAACAATGGAACTTACTATTTCAGAGCAAATCTGGGCTATGATTCTGTAACTGGAAAGCAGATTCAGAAATATCGAAGTGGTTTCTCTACAAAAAAAGAGGCCCGTGCAGAATATTCCAAACTCATCATCGCTGCTGAAGATGAACTGGCAATGGAAAAGAAGCAACCCTCATTTAAACAATTTATTGAAGAAATTTATCTTCCATGGTATAAAACACAAGTCAAAGAGAGTACCTATAGAAACCGTTTAAATACCATCGAAAAACACTTTAAATTTTTTTATCGGAAAAAGGTAAACGAAATAGAACCGATTCATGTACAAACCTGGCAGCTAAAACTGGCAAAAGACTACAGTCCTAATTATGTACGAATTATACAAGGTATGCTTTCTCTGGCATTTGACCGTGCAATCATCCTCGGCCTTGCCAAGAAAAATCCCGCACGTATGGTCGGCAATATTAAATATAAGAAAGTAAAAGTGGATTTTTGGACATTGGAAGAATTCCAGAAAGTAATTTCTCTTTTATACAAAGGAGATTACTACGAACATTATTTGTTTATCTGTTTCTGGCTCCTGTTCACAACAGGATTACGAATTGGAGAGGCTGCTGCATTACAGTGGGATGACATCGATTTTGAAAGCGGATTACTCAGCGTGACAAAAACGTTATATTACAAATCTATGAATGAATACAAATTTGTAGATCCCAAAACATCTGCCAGCATCAGGACCGTTGTGCTTGATGAAGATACCATAAGGGAACTGAAAGATTGGAGGGAAGTGCAGAAGAAAGTTCTGAAAGACTGTAATTTTGTACTGAGCTATAGTGGGATTCCCACCAGCAAGCATACCCTGCCAAGAGCCCTGGAAAAGCTGGCAGGGCTTGCCGGTGTTCACCGCATTAAAATCCATGCATTAAGACATTCACATGTAGCACTTTTAATCAGCATGGGGGTGAATCCATTGATCGTCAAAGACCGTCTGGGACACGAAAAAATCCAGACAACTTTAGGGACCTATGGACATCTATATCCTAACAGCAACTTTGAGGTTGCCAAACTGTTAGGCGGAGTTATTAACTTCACTCCTGCTACCGAAAGCATCGCTGATTATACACATAACCAGTTTACTGCGTCGTATCACAGGAAAATATAA